In Helicobacter ibis, the sequence AACACCTCTTTATTATTGAAAGCTCATAAAGAAAAATCAACAAAAAAGGAATGAAAGTATAACGAAAGAAGCTTAAGGGAGGTTGAAATTACTCCCTAAAAATTCCACTTATTTGTGAAGAGATTCTATCTTCTAGCATATTTACTATCTCACCTAATTGTAGATTACGCCTTGAAGCTTCGGCTATCATGGTTGTTTGCCTTTGTGTATAATGCCCATAGTTATTTATTTGCTTTATACTAACATCAACTTGCATTTGTATTATAGTATCCTCTGAAGCATGTCCAAGCAACGCACCAAGTGTAGCACCAGCTAATCCACTAAGAACCGCACCAGTAGCACCGCTATTATATCCACCAATACCAGCACCAATCGCACCGCCAATGATCGCACCATCTGCAGTATTTTCCTCTCTTTTTACATTGCAATACAAAATATTTGTCTGCAAAATAAATACTGCCTCATTTGGATTGTTAGTTACAAGATAGCCCATATTTTCGAGGCTTTTTACAAGCTTTGGTTTTAGATTCACATATTCGCCACTTGTATTGCTAACAGAAATAAAAATCACTCTATCATTCATATGCACAGGATCAATGAATATACTATTTGTCATACTCACATTGCTTTGCACTTGGTTTGTCGCACACCCAGATAATAAAAAAATAAAAAACGCTAATACAGAAAATATCCGAATCATAATTCACTCCTTAAAAGCATAGCAACCTCTTTAGCATGATAGCTAATTATAATATCTGCTCCTGCCCTCTTAAAGCCAACCATAGTCTCTAATAACACTCTATTATAATCAATAATCCCAGCTTTTTGTGCAAATTTTAGCATTGCATACTCTCCGCTTACATTATACACAGCTAACGGAAGTAGCGTCCTTTCTCTAATGTCCCTTACAATATCAAGATACGCTAAGGCAGGTTTTACCATCAAAATATCTGCACCTTGTGCATCATCTTCGATTGATTCTAATATGGCCTCTCTTCTGTTAGCTGGGTTTTGCTGATAACTCTTTCTATCACCAAAGCTAGGTGTGCTTTGTGCTACATCTCTAAATGGACCATAATATCCACTAGCAAACTTTGTAGAATAGCTCATTATAGGCAAATGACTAAATCCACCTTCATCAAGTGCTTTTCTTAAAGAATATATCATGCCATCCATAGCACCACTTGGAGCAATTATATCTGCACCGCTTTGTGCTAGTATCAAGGCTTGTTTGTCCAATATTTCCAAGGTTAAGTCATTATCTACGCTATTTAGTTTTGGATTTAAGATTCCACAATGCCCATGGTCTGTATATTCACAAAAGCACAAATCAACACAAACAAGCATATTTGGGAAGTTCTTCTTTATCTCTCGCACAGCTTTTGCAACTATGCCTTCATCATCTAATGCTTCACTTCCTATGCTATCTTTTATATTTGGAATCCCAAAAAGAATTATGGAATTTATCCCCAAACCTTGCAACTCTCCACATTCTCTCAAAACCTCATCAATGCTTAGCTGATAAACGCCCGGCATGGATTCTATTGTGTTTTTAATATTATTCCCAAGCACAACAAAAATAGGATAAATAAAATCTTTTATATGTAACGAAGTTTCTTCTACCATATCTCGCACAATAGGGTTTAGTCTCATTCTTCTTAATCGCTTAAACATCTTTTTCCTTTCTGCAAAAGTTTTGAACAACTTGCTTGATTGTAAATATATTATATCCATTGCTATGTTTATATTCTAGCTTTAATTCTTGGCTTTCTAACGTGCTATTTACAATATATATACCCAAGCCAAAACCGCCACTAGGATTTGAATCTTGCTTAAAAAAAGGCTTAGAATAATCCTTAAAATCTCCCTTTAGTTCTATTCCATAATTTTTAATCAACACATCTCTATCATTGACGATAATTTCTACTCTCCCATGTGTCTTATATTTTAAAGCATTATCCAAAAGATTCTTAACAGCTAAGCTAATCATCTCAAAATCAACATACAACAAATATTCATCTTCTGGCAAAATAAAGTATTCTCTAACTTGTTGAGAATCTAAAAGCAACATAGAAAAAACTTTATCCAAAATTTCACTTAAATAGTAACTATGTTTGTTTAATGCATGGTTTTTTGAGCTTAGTTTTTCTATATTGGCAAACTCATCAATTAGAGAATTCAAACGAATAAATACCGAACAAAGTCTATCTTTATACACAGAATCTTCTAACATTTCTGCGGTGATTCTGCCCTTTGTAATTGGAGTTTTTAGCTCATGCATTATTGCTCTTAAAAATAGTTTCCGCGAATTATTTAATGCATTTATCTTTTCTACTGCATGATTAAATTCATCTGCAACTTCACCAATCTCATCATACTGCTTAATTGGTATTGATATATTTGTATCACCATTGGCAAACTTTCTTATCTCTCGTCGCAATATTTTAAGTGGCAAGATACTCTTTATAACAAGGCCAAACAAAAAAACTACAACAAAAAATCCAACAAAGGTTAATATATAATAATTTAGCAATTTCGTTGTATGAAAATCGCCATACAAACTCCATGAAGTAGGCGTTTGTAACAATAAATATACTGCATGATCATCTTTGATTATTTTTGCATATACTCCATATTCTAAATTGTTAGCTAAATGATGAGAAAATTTTCTTAAAATATCAGAATCATTAATCTCATTTAAATCCAACTCATGCAAATACTTTTCTATCAAGTCTATATTTCCGCCAAATCTTACAAGCTGGTTTATGGTTGCTAAAAATTGATTGTATTTTAGTTGATTATTTAGCATTTCATTATTAATCTCTTCTCTTATGAAGTAATACGAAGAAGCACCCAAAAAAAAGATAGCAACTACAAATAAGATTGTAATTTTTATAAATATAGATGTTTTAAACATTACCTAGTCCGTATCGCCTTTTATTTGTAGCTTATATCCTATGCCCCGTATTGAATGTATATACTTTTGACCATTTTTTTCTATTTTTGCTCTAAGTCTGCCTATTATTACATCTATACTTTTATTTCCAGAATCTGGATTTATAGAATCTGCATTCATTGCTATTGCATCTCTAGTTAGTGCTTTATCTTTATTCTCCAACATGAAGCTAAGGATTTCATACTCTGCTTTGGTTAAAGGAAGCAAAGTATCATGCAAATATATTTCTCTGCTATCCTTGTTTAACTTAAATGGCAAAATTGACACTTGATTTTCATCTTGCTTAATGTTTTTATTATATCTTCTAAGGACACTATATATCCTAGCTACAAGCTCTTTTGGGTCATATGGTTTTGGCAGATAGTCATCAGCACCATACTCTAGTCCTAAAACTCTATCATCAACATCATTTCTTGCGGAGGTAATTATAATTGGTAGTTGTTTTTCTTTAGCTACCCTTCTGCATACTTCAAGCCCATCTAAATTTGGGAGTGTTAGATCTAAAAGAAGGAGGTCAAAATGTTGAGCGTTTATTGCACTCATACCCGTATAGGGCTCATCATAATTTACTACATTAATATCATGAGCTTTCAAGTATTCAGCAAGGATTGCAGCTAACTCTAAATCATCTTCTATCATCAATATTTCTAGCATGGCGTATTCCTATTTAAGAAAAAGGAGGATTGGGTATTTTAGGGGGGGTTATTTTATTAGGAATAACACCTGCTAGATTGATAATTTCAAAGAACTTACTCGCACTAATCTTCCTTAAACAAAGGAGGAGCGGATGAAAAACATCTTTTATAAAAACAAGCTTTTGCTTGTATCTCAAATCACTCATTTGAGATACTGAAATTATAAATCCATAAAGTAAATAGATAGTAAATAATAATTTTTTCATTTTGCACTTTTTCTTTCATCAATTATTGCTAGGGTAAATTCTAAGAAATTAAGTACCATGTCTAATTTTGCCTCTATATTTCTATTATTTGGAGATTGCAATCCTTCAAATAACACTAAGATTCTATCTTGCAGAGATTCTAAAAACTTTTCTTCTTCTAAGTAATATTTTTCTAATAATTCCTTCAACTCATCAGCATTTTTATAGTTTAATTTTTCTATTTTTCGCTTATATGCACTCTCTATCTGTGGAATCTCATCAAAATCATCACTAGGTATTATATCTAGCAGTGCGTCTCGCTCTGGTTTTCCGTCTATATTATCACTATCTTGTGAATAATCACCCTTTGTATCTATTTCTGCTAATGTCTGTAAAATCGCTTCTTTTAATTCCATAACTGCAATAACCACCTTTCAAACTCATTAAACTCTACCTTGCTATCCATCTTTATAAATAAATCTAACATATCAGAATTTGCCTTGCCATATCTCTTTCTATTGCTTGTTAGCCTATGTAATGCGATTCTAGCTTCAACATTATCTGGATTTTCTTTTAGTATTTCTTTGTAGATTTCTGCTGCTTCATGCCTATGACCCTGTATTTCATAGATATTTGCTAAAGTTAAAGTCTTCACTTAAATATCCTAAAAATCATCTTTATAAACTACAAGTTTTCTTCCATTCCAATACCAATCCTTGCTATAAAGGAACTTCTTAAAAGTCTCTGGCACTTTTAGAAAAAAGATTCTTTGCGGTTCAATATCATTAGATAACAACGCATGCTCTATGCTCAAAGTCAGATTTTCCAAGCTAGAAGCCTTTATCCCATCTACTAGAACTTCTTGGCTCTCATGCGAAATAATGGTCATAAGATTCCTTAAGATGTATTTATTTTTAACAATTTTTGATTATATCATGTTTTAACGCTTGACAAGCAATATATAAATTTATATACTTTGGTAGAACACTAAAGTTAAGGAATGATTGATTTATGGAAGTAGAAGGAAGATTTTGGATTAAAGAACAAGGCAAAAACTTCTTAGGGCATGGCAAAGTTGAGCTACTAGAGTTAATAGACAAAAGTGGCTCAATTTCACAAGCTGCCAAAACTATGAAAATGAGCTACAAAGCCGCATGGGATAGTATAGATAGCATAAATAAGCTATCAAAAGAGCCTTTGGTATGTGTAGTAAGGGGAGGTAAAAGTGGCGGCGGAGCAAAACTCACACAAAAAGGTCTCAAACTTATAAAAATATTCCGACAAATGGAAAGGCTCAATGAAGCATTACTTAATGTGTTTAAAAACGACTTAGAATCTTTAGAAGATTCTACAATAGAAAATCCACTACATTTTAGGAGCGTAACGATGAAAACTAGCGCTAGAAATCAACTACAAGGCGAGATAATCGAAATTAAAACCGGAAAAGTAAATGCTGAAGTAATATTAAAAACGCGAAACAATTTAACAATTAGTAGCATAATAACGATGAGTTCATTAGATGAGCTAGGGCTAAAAGTGGGCATGAAATGCTATGCACTAATAAAGGCAAATTGGATTGTAGTCTTTGATGAAAAGCCAAGCAAAATCTCAATGAAAAACTGCATCGAAGGCGAGGTAACAAACATAATTAATGGTGCTATAAATTGTCAAGTAGAGATAAATAGCAATGGTGAGAGGTTAAGTGCGATAATAACAGAATCCTCACAAGATTCAATAAAGCTAAACATCGGAGATAAAGTTTGGTTTGGCTTTAAGGCTAATAATGTAATTTTAGGAATTTAAAGGAGAAAAGATGAAAAATGTAATCAAAAAACTAACAATAAGCGTAATTGCTGGAATCTGCTTAAGCATTAATGCTAATGCAGAAGATATTAGGGTGCTAGGTGCAGCTTCGCTAAAATATGTGCTAGAAGATATAAAAAATGACTTTTTAAAAAACAGACCAAATGATAAAATAGAAATTTCTTACATTTCAAGTGGCAAGGCTTTCGCACAGATTCAAAATGGAGCACCTGTGCATTTGTTTGTATCAGCAGATACAGACTATCCTGCAAAATTATTTAAAGAAAATCTAGCACCAAACAAAGAAGAAGTATATGCT encodes:
- the traT gene encoding complement resistance protein TraT, translated to MIRIFSVLAFFIFLLSGCATNQVQSNVSMTNSIFIDPVHMNDRVIFISVSNTSGEYVNLKPKLVKSLENMGYLVTNNPNEAVFILQTNILYCNVKREENTADGAIIGGAIGAGIGGYNSGATGAVLSGLAGATLGALLGHASEDTIIQMQVDVSIKQINNYGHYTQRQTTMIAEASRRNLQLGEIVNMLEDRISSQISGIFRE
- the hemB gene encoding porphobilinogen synthase, whose translation is MFKRLRRMRLNPIVRDMVEETSLHIKDFIYPIFVVLGNNIKNTIESMPGVYQLSIDEVLRECGELQGLGINSIILFGIPNIKDSIGSEALDDEGIVAKAVREIKKNFPNMLVCVDLCFCEYTDHGHCGILNPKLNSVDNDLTLEILDKQALILAQSGADIIAPSGAMDGMIYSLRKALDEGGFSHLPIMSYSTKFASGYYGPFRDVAQSTPSFGDRKSYQQNPANRREAILESIEDDAQGADILMVKPALAYLDIVRDIRERTLLPLAVYNVSGEYAMLKFAQKAGIIDYNRVLLETMVGFKRAGADIIISYHAKEVAMLLRSEL
- a CDS encoding ArsS family sensor histidine kinase, whose protein sequence is MFKTSIFIKITILFVVAIFFLGASSYYFIREEINNEMLNNQLKYNQFLATINQLVRFGGNIDLIEKYLHELDLNEINDSDILRKFSHHLANNLEYGVYAKIIKDDHAVYLLLQTPTSWSLYGDFHTTKLLNYYILTFVGFFVVVFLFGLVIKSILPLKILRREIRKFANGDTNISIPIKQYDEIGEVADEFNHAVEKINALNNSRKLFLRAIMHELKTPITKGRITAEMLEDSVYKDRLCSVFIRLNSLIDEFANIEKLSSKNHALNKHSYYLSEILDKVFSMLLLDSQQVREYFILPEDEYLLYVDFEMISLAVKNLLDNALKYKTHGRVEIIVNDRDVLIKNYGIELKGDFKDYSKPFFKQDSNPSGGFGLGIYIVNSTLESQELKLEYKHSNGYNIFTIKQVVQNFCRKEKDV
- a CDS encoding response regulator transcription factor yields the protein MLEILMIEDDLELAAILAEYLKAHDINVVNYDEPYTGMSAINAQHFDLLLLDLTLPNLDGLEVCRRVAKEKQLPIIITSARNDVDDRVLGLEYGADDYLPKPYDPKELVARIYSVLRRYNKNIKQDENQVSILPFKLNKDSREIYLHDTLLPLTKAEYEILSFMLENKDKALTRDAIAMNADSINPDSGNKSIDVIIGRLRAKIEKNGQKYIHSIRGIGYKLQIKGDTD
- a CDS encoding CiaD-like domain-containing protein → MELKEAILQTLAEIDTKGDYSQDSDNIDGKPERDALLDIIPSDDFDEIPQIESAYKRKIEKLNYKNADELKELLEKYYLEEEKFLESLQDRILVLFEGLQSPNNRNIEAKLDMVLNFLEFTLAIIDERKSAK
- a CDS encoding tetratricopeptide repeat protein; the protein is MKTLTLANIYEIQGHRHEAAEIYKEILKENPDNVEARIALHRLTSNRKRYGKANSDMLDLFIKMDSKVEFNEFERWLLQLWN
- a CDS encoding molybdenum-dependent transcriptional regulator codes for the protein MEVEGRFWIKEQGKNFLGHGKVELLELIDKSGSISQAAKTMKMSYKAAWDSIDSINKLSKEPLVCVVRGGKSGGGAKLTQKGLKLIKIFRQMERLNEALLNVFKNDLESLEDSTIENPLHFRSVTMKTSARNQLQGEIIEIKTGKVNAEVILKTRNNLTISSIITMSSLDELGLKVGMKCYALIKANWIVVFDEKPSKISMKNCIEGEVTNIINGAINCQVEINSNGERLSAIITESSQDSIKLNIGDKVWFGFKANNVILGI